CCCCGAATATACTCAGCAATACGAAAGCACCGAATATGATAAATATAAGTATCTCTCTCATTGTTCTCTACTTACAGTTTGATCAATCCAGTCAAGGTATTCTTTTGAGCCTTTTATTATAGGCATACCTATTATTTCAGGAACAGTGTAAGGGTGATTTTCTTTTATGAACTTTTCTAACTTTCCAAACAGTTCTTCAGTGGTTTTTATAACCATAAGATATTCCTGATCTTTTTCAACATTACCCTGCCAGAAATATACAGAATTTACCTCTCCTGTTATGTTTACACATGCTGCCAGTTTTTCCTTTATTAGTCCATCTGCTATTTTTTCGGCAACGCTCTTATCGGGGCATGTGACAAAAACAACTATATACCCCATATAAACCTCCTATACTAAACTTTTTATACTTTCAAGTTCTTTATACATCTTGTTAACAAGGGTATCAACATCTTTAAATTCTCTTCCCATTTCCTTATTCTTTTCAATAACCTCAAAAAGAGGAACATGCAGACTGTCTAAAACTTCCCTTGTTGATTCTACTAATTTGTTTACCTCAGTAAAAATAATTGAAAAGCTTGTTTCTGTATGATGGGCAGATTCAACCATACCGTTAAGATAAAGAAACTCAAGCCTTTTTATAAGTATTTTGAGCTTTTTCATATGCTCATCTATGTCCCTCAAGTGTTTTTGCATCTTTTCCGAGTTCTCCATTATCTCTCTGGCATCTGTTATAAGAAGATGCAGAAGGTCTCTTATGTTTTCCTCAATCTCTTCCATTTCCTCATGTGAACTGTGATTTTCTACATTTTTTAGAACTTCTCTCAGAAACTTTGTTATCATAACTATCTGTAGTTTGGATATATTAATCAGGATAACGATCTTATCCATGTTTTCCATTATCATTTCTGTTAGCCTTCTCATCTCCTCAAT
This DNA window, taken from Persephonella sp., encodes the following:
- a CDS encoding methyl-accepting chemotaxis protein — encoded protein: QVYNSIYKKINAFEEFARILHEKSDRIFSLTDYIRLISLNSSVESFKLGSKGASFSVLSAEMRKNSEMGNKIIEEMRRLTEMIMENMDKIVILINISKLQIVMITKFLREVLKNVENHSSHEEMEEIEENIRDLLHLLITDAREIMENSEKMQKHLRDIDEHMKKLKILIKRLEFLYLNGMVESAHHTETSFSIIFTEVNKLVESTREVLDSLHVPLFEVIEKNKEMGREFKDVDTLVNKMYKELESIKSLV
- the cutA gene encoding divalent-cation tolerance protein CutA translates to MGYIVVFVTCPDKSVAEKIADGLIKEKLAACVNITGEVNSVYFWQGNVEKDQEYLMVIKTTEELFGKLEKFIKENHPYTVPEIIGMPIIKGSKEYLDWIDQTVSREQ